Below is a window of Lacrimispora xylanolytica DNA.
ATGGTTTTGTAAGCCTGGGATTGAAGGGAACCTGTTTCGATCATGAGACTCTCCTGACATGTTTTTTTAGGAAGGCCGTGCCATTTGGCCCAGTCTTATGGGAAATATCATACCCCAGAAAAAAAGGTAAGTCAATCATTACCCATTAACCGGTATACCGGTATACCAATAGGAATGAAATTACATAAAAACAGAAAATAAAAAAACAGGAGGAATTAAAATGAGCGTATTTCAGTTGGGAAATGGATTAAGAGTCATTGATTTAACAAAAGAGCTGGATCCGGCGACAGAATCAAGAAGGTGCCATCTCTTCCGCTTTAACACAGGCGGTCCCATTCCGGATTTCCACACCATTATGGATCTCACCAGCCACTTGGGAACTCATGTGGAATGTCCTTATCATCATAACGACAACTGGACCGATGTTCAGGGGCTTCCCATTACTACCTTTATGGGCCGTGCCATTTACGTGGACATCACACACATGGCTCCCAATGAGAAAATCAAGGGAGAGGACCTTAATAAGGCCTGCGGCGACCGGATCAAAGAAGGAGACATCGTTATCCTGGATTCCCAGTATAAGCTGCCTCCATTTACCCCAGTTTCCAATACTCCGGGAGATAAGAGACTGTTTATCTGCAAAGAAACCGCAGAATGGCTGAAAGAAAAGAAAGTAAAATGTGTAGGCTTTGGAGACGGCGTTTCCATTGAAAGCAACAATACAGACGTATCCGCCTTTCATGATGTGCTGATGGAGGTAAATGTTGTATTCCTTGAGGTGCTTAAGAATTTAGAAGAACTGAAAACAGATACCTTCTTTATGTCCTATACACCTCTTCCCATCAAAGGGCTTGATTCCTGCCCCATCCGCGCTTACGCCATTGAGGGCATTGCAGAATTTTCCAATTAGCAGAAGGAGAGCTTATGAAAATAGCAGTAATCGGAGCGGGAGCCATGGGTTCCATCTATGGCTGCCACTTATCCCTTCATCATGAAGTATATATGGTGGATACCTCTTCCTCCGTCGTGGAACATATTAAGCAGCAGGGAATCCGCTTAGAGGAAGATGGAACAGAACATATTTACTGTCCCAGAGCCGCCTTACCCCAGGAAGACTTAGGGACCATGGATC
It encodes the following:
- a CDS encoding cyclase family protein, giving the protein MSVFQLGNGLRVIDLTKELDPATESRRCHLFRFNTGGPIPDFHTIMDLTSHLGTHVECPYHHNDNWTDVQGLPITTFMGRAIYVDITHMAPNEKIKGEDLNKACGDRIKEGDIVILDSQYKLPPFTPVSNTPGDKRLFICKETAEWLKEKKVKCVGFGDGVSIESNNTDVSAFHDVLMEVNVVFLEVLKNLEELKTDTFFMSYTPLPIKGLDSCPIRAYAIEGIAEFSN